The Alosa alosa isolate M-15738 ecotype Scorff River chromosome 8, AALO_Geno_1.1, whole genome shotgun sequence genome contains the following window.
TGGAGAATGAATTAAAGAATGTTTACTTCTGGAAGAGAATCTACAATTTTTTGTACATTTATTATACCCAACTCAGTaacacatccacccacacacacacactctctctctctctctctctctctctctctctctctctctctctctcacacacacacacacacacacacacacacacacacacacctttattgtttgttgttgttgtctaaATGTGTGTAAACTCACAACAACCAATGCACAGCCTGTGAATCATTCTGAAGAGGCCATTACTGGAAGTAGGCCACTTTATGTGTCAATTGATGCGTCATTATTGGCTTACATGCATGGGTTTACAAACAAATTGTGAGGTTTTTACTAttttttactattattatttattaatttatttgtatttgttttattgtgATGATGAACCTTacataaatgtaatgttttcGTCTTACATTGTTAtttgatgtagcctactaacCAACAAACACCCATCAGCCAACGTGAATACAGAAAAGACAGACATGCTTAgatcaaatcaaataaaaaaaactccgctcaggcacacacatagagagagagagagagagagagagaaagagaagatgggtggggtgggggagtgtcTCTGCATCAGTAGCGAAGGATGTCCATCCATAATAACTGAGGGTTGATGTATTTCCACCACGCTACGCGAAGGAATTGGTGAAGAAACGAAAATGACAAACAGTGTTCAGTGAGTAGCCTTCAACATTACGCTGGCTTAGGCTACTGGCTTTTGCTTAACATTTCATCGGTGCTTTATTTGACGGTGAAATTGTCGTGTTCACCTCTAATGCAATTAAATGCAAATAGTCAGAACTGATCAATGTTGTGTAAACCGTCTGGATTGGCATAGCCTAAATCATCCCTCGGCAGTGATTGTTATATTATTTTAAATCATCCACGTTTCGGTGTTTTAGCAGGCTACGGGCAACAGAGTCATGCGTTTTTCTTAATATTATTTCTTTGTGAAATCATATTGTTTGATGATGTCGAATTCTACCGTCGTAGTAGCCTACACCACACAGCATATGCTTTATGTGTAAAAGCCACGTGCCTGAATCTGGAGATATGACTCCAATTGTTTACAATTTAGCTGTGTTCATACAGCGAAGTCCGGTCTCTCCTTATAACTCCTCATCTACTCTAGTGTGACTTTATATAACCTACTCCTTACTTGGAATAATATTAGTCCTACCATATCcccatgtgtgtgggtgtgtgtgtacaggcattAGTGGTACTGCTGGCAGTTCCACTAATGAACTGGAGATAGCCTGCTAGGTGTGACAGGAATAAGAAAAGGTGTATTATCATTTCAGGAAAAAGCCATGGTGGCATTGACATGCATCCATCTCTCCTATTAAGCAGATGATGTGCTTAAACCTGCTTGAATTTGAAAGAGGaagtacagaaaaaaaatcaatcaaagGGGACATCACAGGTTTGATGGATAATTTGCTTCACAGCTCTTATCTGATATTCAATTAGCTTAGAAGTGCAGCAGCATGTTCTCTTATAGTCTATCTGCCTTTCAACTCTTAATAATAGTGATCATGAATGATAGACTAGGAGACTACATGCATGAAAATATGAAtattataggctactaaaatgctACAGGGCTTACTATTTTTTTCATACAAGTAgtagaatttttttttcatatgtatagcgtatataggcctataaacaACATAGGTGAAGACccctaatttaaatgacaaGCAAAGTGCAGTCTATCAACAAGCAAAGTTCTCGTGCATAAACTGTAGCTATTATGTGACATGTGGGAGCAATGAGCTCAATCAAGTTTGCCATTAAGGTCTTgcccatggtgttaaattagcaaatTGATTTTGCCATGTCATTAAATTGTTAAATAGTTAGACttttagactttgcactttgcccccACAGTGAGCTCATGGAATGACCTTTTTTTTCTTGCCCATTCTTTAGAAACATATGAGCTGTGGTGTCCATCAGCCAAGTTAAGTTACAGAGTTACAGATTTAAGGACCTGCGTTCCCCTTGGAAGGACATCAGTAACACCAGGTCACTTGAGTGGATGTGGAAAGCAGAGAAGAGCACCTGAGACTCCTTGTCGGAGCGATTTCGGGTGTGTGAGTAGTAGTGAACTGCCTCATTAGCAAGCAGAGCTGGGTCAGGTAGAGATTACTTGTTGCCCCCAGGGGCTATCCTGTCCACCTGAGTGGTACTCAGCCCAGCACTGCTGGACCCTAACACCTTCAcacgccccccaccccacccctgctgagagccagagagaggcaTGGGTTGTGGGGGAAGCAGAACTGACGCCCTGGAGCCTCGCTACCTGGAGAGCTGGACCAAGGAGACGGAGTCCACGTGGCTGAACAGTACGGACACGGACATCCCGCTCTCGTCCATCCAGAGCATCCCTTCGGAGAACTCCTCGGACGCGAGCTTCGCCCCTGAGAAAACGGCTAACATAGGTGAGAGAGCACATTGTGATCGTCAATGTTAaagttatgttatgttaaagagttatccggagtaaaatgcactttagatcaatttacggatgggAGTACATACgctgagttgacatcaaaatcatgtcattcggatgtgttttgagaaagttcgattttaccgtttttagtcaaaactcgttagcctggaagtgaccagggcatgtcatttcgccgctacaaaacgctatttttatacctcttctacagttccaaacaacattacacttacgtggtagtgggtccctaaagccaaaccgaagtatcccgaggtctttatgtggtcggatagagagtccagaatgaatttcattaaGCCAATACCTTtctggaaatgttgctgctgcagctggcatctttaggggaaagtccgtaggagtcgattgcatcaCGTCGTTGCACGACATCACGTCatgtgacatttcaaaattccaacctgttagtaagctagggtttgctgttgcatacaacttcatttcaatttcgaaagaaatactggactatgttttttttttttttaaaaacggcgacgaaattgtgaatttccagagcatgttactccacactcggcaatcgactcctacggactttcccctaaagatgccagctgcagcagcaacatttccggaaaggtactggcttgatctggtcacttccaggctaacgagttttgactaaaaacggtaaaatcgaactttctcaaaacacatccgaatgacatgattttgatgtcaactcaacgtatgtactcccaatcatccgtaaattgatctaaagtgcattttactccggataattccttatGTTATTGTTAATGCTATATAGTCTATAGCTTCCATGCAGAAGTGTAGTGACTAATGTCCACTTTCTGTACATTCTCTGTAGGCCTACCGCTACAGACCGCATTGGCCAGAACCATATTCCTTGTGTGTCCACATAAATCGGATTCTGGGCTAACATATTGGCAGATAAGCTAGTTCTTGGCACTGCAGACTATACGATGTgaattataaattataaaacACATCCTATCTTCAGTCATATCCATAAAACAAATTGAGCATATTGTGCCAATCATATTTATAAATGCTTTTAAGTTAACCATACTGGGGCTGGGCGTGAGAGAGGAAGGATGAGGTAGCCTACTATCTAACGCACAAGACATGCAGTTTCCATGGCAATGGCTACAGCCAAGCCACACAACACTCTGGATGGTGGTGCACTTGGGCACCACTGGGCAATAGTCAATGAGAAGGCCCTTCTCTGAGTAACCACAATAGATACCCTTTTATGGGGAACAGCCTTTAGAGGGAAGTCAGAATAACCACCACTGCTAGTGTTCTGTGTGGTTACGGCTGGGAAGACAAAAGGGCTTAGGCTGTGAGAGCAATAGGCAGAGTTATCGTTTGACTTGTCATATGTGATGGGTTAATTGACAAATATGTCTGCTTTGGGAAGTGGTGGTGCCTGGTTTCTTTACTTTATATTCAAAATTaacccatttatttatttattttgttagtTATTTTTATTCACATGATTTTGACAGCCTTGACTACAAAGACACTGTTGGTGAATGCCTGCACAAGGATacaagaccaatttttttggTCATTACTGGATTGTTTGGTTTTCCTCATGCAGATCCTATCTTTCATTTAAGCAGTTTTGAGAGTGCGCTTTGAGAACACCCGCTGGCCGACTTTACTGCCGGAAAATTCCCCATGTCTGATCTCACAGCGTGGATGCATCTGAAAATAGGACAGTTAAATCGCACAGATCAAAGCAAATGGTAGCTGAACATGATTTCTGGGCAGCACGGTCACTTAAAAACACACTTTGAAAATGTATATTTAGGCAGTTGTGAAAAATAATGAATAAAGTTTGCTGGTAGCAGCTGCTAGGTCTGCAATGATAttgtttaactttatttaattaaacaatatcAAGTAGTGTTACATGAGAGAATGAAACATGTCTGCCCAGACAAATCTGCTTGCTGACCATAAGAAGTCCATTCAAAAGACATTTGATAACCGACCGTTGGCCTATGTAGGCAAATAATGTTTAGTTATTTACAGTAAAGTATTGTAAAACTAGCTGTCAGGGAAAATGTTGCTTAAGACCGTCACATATAACAAAAGAAGTCATAGAGTATCGtcttaaataaattattattattactactattattattactatattaCTTCTTATTATcactactattactattatagcttttcaactttatttgaaacaatatattttaactaatgtagtggtcatatactgtaagttgctttggaccaTAACTGTAAATCTGTGCACCCTGTTGTTTATGTTGTCAACTCCATTGGTGTTCCAATAACACTGTGTTCGTTGGTGTTCCTGCCGACAGACTTCTTTGATGACGGTCTGCCGGCCCCTGCCCAGGCCTACCTGAAGGTGTGCTCTGCCATATCTGAGGTGGCCCTGGTGGACACCAAAGCAGGGGTCAACCCTGGGTCAACCATCCCCCTCCATGAGCCTGTCGCCTCCCCTGGCGCCACCACTGTCCAGAAGAGAAGTGTCTTATGCACAGAAGAGATAGTGAGTACCCCTGCTGTTAGAGGTGGTGCTCCACTACACTGCACCCTTCATTTTTTTATGGGATAttaacacaagtaaacacaggTAACAAGTAAttaataagaaaaaaaacaaaggcaaaagtagtaaagaAAAGTgataaaagtaataaaagacagggtagaataattttcaaggcagattcagaatttgaaACTCAGCgtagttagcagaaagcatctgagaacagtttggttggtcttaagagtgtgtccatgagaggacCAGGCGGGGGTGATACATGCTACGTCACCGATTTCGATAAAACTTGGCCAGTTTAAAGGGTCCACCTAAAAACTCAAAAAGTCAAAATAGTACAAAATTTGAAACAACCCAGGGGGAGTTAGGCCGCCGTCCTTGTTTTAGGCCAAAAAACCtcaaaaaaaggcccaaaattgcatacaatgttgacatccctcctgctgtcagatttaaacacagcaaagtAACAATCCATGCCATCAAAGGTGCATCCAAGGTTAGTTTAAAACTGGAGTTACAAGGCGTAGGGTGTGACGGGTGTCAGTCCAGGACTGCACATGTCCACTatgtcacatactttttggcGAATACCCCAAAAATAGCAATATTCAAACCTGAATATCTCCGATGAGCAACCTCCTTTTTTCAAAATCCTTTCTGCACATGAAAGGGCCATCTGTGGACTTcataaatcaaaagaaaaatgctctgcctttttattattttttttgtggtaACCGCCTAAATAGTGTGATCCAGCCAGTGTTTTCAAATACATATCTACTTCAATGATAGGTTTAAAAATAATGCTTAGGTCATTTATGGTGGACAAATGGAGATATATTATCATTAATCATGTCTGCTGATCAAATCCAAGCTACATTTAATGTCCTGAGTGCAATATATTCCTTAAGGTAGCTCAAAATGACATCATTGGGTGACATACACCAGTATACCCGTAGGTCTAATTTTTGCAAATGTGATATCTCCAACATATCTCAGGGCTAGAAACAGTCACATGGACTCAAATAATAACTTGTAAGATTTTgatggtcaaaggtcaaggtcactgtGACCTTATGTACATCCCATAGTGGTGAATAAACCTCTAAAAATCCCTGACATAATTTCAAATGTGATACATTCACACTGGCCCTTTCTGAAACCAATCCCTACCCACTCCCCTCAGTTCCGGTGTGCACTCAGGTGGGAATCACCCTTACAGATAAATCAAGTTCCCCATGTAAATGGGAAAATGTTGGAGTTCTTTTATCACTTTTGGGTGCTATAGGCTAGTTGGAACTGCTCACCTTAATGAactatgctaagctatgctAACAGTGGGTGCTTCAGACTGGGGTACTGCACGCACAGAgacgagaagggtatgtatcatcttatctaactctggcaGAGACAGTAAgataatttcccaaaatgttggcgtgttcctttaacactTGGTTAGTAGTGCAAGTGGCTAGGGAGAGAGTGTAGCTTGCTTTGGAAAGGGCTTTTCACTCACAGATAACaaattaatttgaatttgatggtcaaaggtcataGTTCAAGGTCATTGTGACCTCACATTCTTGTGAGGAATGCCTataggaagttttttttttctttcaaattcggcacacacagtcacttatACCCAAAGATGAACTGATTGGATTTGAGTGGTCAATGTTACTGTGACCTCTCAAAAAAACAGCATGGGTCTACTGTATTTTTACACCTTGAACACAATATCCTGGAAACACCTTGAGGGAGTTGTTTCAAATTTAGCACAACTTAGGCCCTGTACACACATACCAAGATATTttattgagtatcgtggtgtagcaatactttttggacaagaattgatagcttcttggtcacctctgtacacgcGGAAATTAACTccccatttattttaacaatatcatcgcgCTGTAttgttggtatgaaagaatatatttattattgaaTTATCCGAGGTGGCGGAACTGTGTTCCACCCACTTTAACTCCTGTCTGCTGCGTTGGGCTAATGGAACAGTGCTAATGGAGTAATGCCAAACTAGATTAATTTTTTCCCATGTTAAAACCATTTATCACATGAAAAATAACAAGGTTATTATCATgtcataataacaataataacaatactcTGTGTTTTCAGGATATCATGTTCAagttgtaaaaatattttttagtgaatagtgaaatagtttttttttgtgaggtGACAGTAATATTGACCTTTCACCACCCAAATATAATCAGCCACAAAACTTCTTCTCCTTTTTTGAGGACAGTCACTGAAAGGAGCTGTAACAAATATCGGAGGCTGCTGAAAAGGCAAGCCAATGGCTATGGCACTCACATGCTATTTGGGGTCATGTTGTAACCTGAATTGACTGAGACGCTCCTGCTGTGTTTCTGGAGTGGTAGTTGGGCTTGCGTGTCGGCTGTGTATGTTGTTGATCAGGTCATAAGTGTCCACAGTAATGAAGAGGAATGGCTGAAGAATTTGTGACATTGATTGGTAGTTGGTATCTAAATATGTGTTGGTGTCTGCATCAAAGGCTTGCGGTTTGACTGGGTATGTTAATGATCAGATAATAAACcaccacagcaatgaagaggatTGACTGAAGAATGTGTAGGTATTTGTGGGTGCCCACATCAAGGGTTTACAGTTGGTCTgtttatgttgctgattggatcagaaactgtgggagcaaagaagaggaATGAACAAAGACTTTGGTGGTACTTCTTGGTGCCCTCATCAAGGgttggtgttttgtttgttgtatagTTGCTGAtgggatcataaatggccacagcaaaAAAGATGATTAACTGAagaatttgttggtatttgtgggTGCCCGTATCATGGGATTGCAGTTTGCTCGGCCATAGCAAAGAAGACAAATTACCAAAAAATGTGTCGTATTGGTTGGTAGACAACCTATCATGAGTGTGGAGGGAGCTGGTTCTGAGATGCCAGATACCAGATACCTTCTGGAGGTCACCGATGAATGATGAAGACAAAAGTGTACCAAATTTGATAAAAATCCCTACAGGCATTTATGATATATAATTTTCTCAGGAATGCAAGGTCCTTGACCTCAACCTTTGGCCACCAGATTCAAATATTTGTTATCTGTGAGTCAAAGTGAATAGTTGTATCACATATGAAATTGTGTCAGggattttttttagatttatccACCACAAAGGGATATACATAAGGtcagtgaccttgacctttggcTACCAAAATGTTACAAGTTATTATTTGAATCCAAGTGACTGTTTCTAGCCCTGAGATATGTTGGAGACATCACATTTGCAAATATTGGACCTACGGGCATACTGGCGTATGTCATCCAATGATGTCATTTTGAGCTACCTTCAGGAATATATTGCACTCAGGACATTAAATGTAGCTTGGATTTGATCAGTAGACATGATTGATGATAATATATCTCCATTTGTCCACCATAAATGACCTAAACATTATGTTTCAACCAATCATTGAAATAGATATGTATTTTAAATCACTGGCTGGATCACACTATTTAGTCGGTTACAgcgacaaaaaataataaaaaggccgagcatttttcttttgatttttaaagtccacagatggccctttcatgtgaagaaagaattttgaaaaaaggaGGCTGCTCATCGGAGATATTCAGGTCTGAATATTGCTATTTTTTGGGTATTCGCCAAAAGGCATGTGACATAGTGGATACGTGCAGTCCTGGACTGACACCAGTCACACCTGtgtcagccgtggcccactggttagcactctggacttgtaactagagggttgccggttcgagccctgaccagtgggctgcggctgaagtgcccttgagcaaggcacctaacccctcactgctccccgagcgccgccgttgaagcaggcagctcactgcgccgggattagtgtgtgcttcacctcactgtgtgttcacggtgtgctgtttgtgtttcactaattcactcaTTTtgattccctcacgggatcaaaaaagtatatatacttatactatactatatacctTACGCCTTGTAACTCCAGTTTTAAACTAACCTTGGATGCACCTTTGATGGCATGGATTGTTactttgctgtgtttaaatctgacagcaggagggatgtcaacattttatgcaattttgagcctttttttttagtttttttggcCTAAAACAAGGATGGGGGCCCGTGGGTTGTTTCAAATGTTGtactattttggctttttgagtttttaggTGGACCCTTCAAACTGTCCAAGTTTTATCAAAATCGGTGACGTAGCATGTATCACCCCCGCCTGGTCCTCTCACGGACACACTCTTAAGTCTatatttaaaactggctacagttggggcctttttgatgtcatccgaaagttggttccagagctgagccgcatagcagctaaaagctgcttcaccatgtttagttctaacagtagattttactaacaggattttcacctgggacctgcgAGAACAaaaaggtgtgtactgctgaagcatgtctgataagtatttaggtcctgctgcatttactgatttataaacgtcaattctgtgacttactggaagccagtgcagggacttaagaattggagtaatgtggtcagttcttttagtttttgttagattcttagctgctgcattttgtatcacctgaagctgtttaatagtctttttaggaaggcctgtgaacagtccattgcagtaatcaaccctgctggaaataaatgcatgaatgagtttttctaaattatgttttgacatcagccctctaagtttggcaatTTGGCATTAAAGTAGAAACTCTCCAAGAACTCACAATGGATGCAAGAATTGTGAAGGTGATATCAATGAAGGAGTCCTATGTTGGAAAAATGATTATTTTTGACGTCAGCCACTTTGATGGTTCAGTGTGCGAAAAAGAGATacttgaaaagaaaagaagaaaaggacattctgctaaaaaaaaaaaaaaacttgttgtGCGAATCATCACTGTTGTTGGTTATGATTAGTTTCAACGTGACTGGGGAGGTAAGAGTGCTCCAAATGCTGCCCACCCTTACTGGCACAATTCTGGACAAATTCTGGATTTCTTTGATTCTTATATTGGAAGGATGACAATCAAGTCACGTGGATTGTGAACATGATCAAGCCTTTAGATGCCTCAAGACCCTGGTGAAGTCTAA
Protein-coding sequences here:
- the baalcb gene encoding brain and acute leukemia cytoplasmic protein codes for the protein MGCGGSRTDALEPRYLESWTKETESTWLNSTDTDIPLSSIQSIPSENSSDASFAPEKTANIDFFDDGLPAPAQAYLKVCSAISEVALVDTKAGVNPGSTIPLHEPVASPGATTVQKRSVLCTEEITKWQDNKMSTKQVTITVTQSIRQVDKSGKIKEKSHTTYEVMTPVETLKDVVADSTLK